One region of Lytechinus pictus isolate F3 Inbred chromosome 8, Lp3.0, whole genome shotgun sequence genomic DNA includes:
- the LOC135155064 gene encoding uncharacterized protein LOC135155064 — protein sequence MFALGYGPVPTSQERDELRQKLGVAFDHDDIVALLKDWRSMFHLESFNHRNALADAVRPVLGREKALAVLSGAYRKNGNQSENVVTSLQDGIVFREACRLAEIVKVSISLEDDDPLTTILTALENRLNKSQLPDDVCEKIREAGFQELLNEIQRGNCQESDSGCTRIQWRDIIQNDISARIANVLGGRTTTPISTVFDSWEERIRNNPLTGDKRGELSDRLLRAGYEEFAHEIMTGFVPRPQDKK from the exons ATGTTCGCCTTGGGGTATGGGCCAGTACCAACATCCCAAGAGCGTGATGAATTACGGCAAAAGCTTGGAGTGGCATTTGACCATGATGATATCGTTGCTCTGCTCAAGGATTGGAGATCTATGTTCCATCTCGAGTCTTTCAATCACCGGAACGCACTGGCTGATGCGGTTCGTCCTGTTCTTGGAAGAGAGAAGGCTCTTGCTGTTTTGTCAG GAGCGTATCGAAAGAATGGCAACCAAAGTGAAAACGTCGTCACCAGCTTACAAGACGGGATTGTTTTCCGGGAGGCTTGTCGTCTGGCTGAAATTGTCAAGGTCTCTATCTCCCTCGAAGACGATGACCCACTGACAACCATCCTCACCGCCCTGGAGAACCGACTGAATAAAAGTCAGCTTCCTGATGATGTGTGTGAGAAGATCAGAGAAGCGGGATTTCAGGAATTATTAAACGAGATTCAGAGAG GCAATTGTCAGGAAAGTGACAGTGGATGTACCCGGATTCAATGGAGGGATATCATCCAAAACGATATATCGGCACGTATAGCGAATGTTCTCGGTGGAAGAACGACCACTCCGATATCAACCGTCTTTGACTCTTGGGAAGAAAGGATAAGGAATAACCCGCTCACGGGAGATAAACGTGGAGAGCTAAGTGATCGACTCCTGCGAGCTGGATATGAAGAATTCGCCCACGAGATCATGACCg GATTTGTTCCGAGGCCACAGGACAAAAAGTGA